In a single window of the Lodderomyces elongisporus chromosome 4, complete sequence genome:
- the SEC7 gene encoding guanine nucleotide exchange protein for ADP-robosylation factor (BUSCO:EOG092602UY): MSLDNQLVDSNEVSSSPTDVKSVELQDDVQENSRDIDTATSTQTSESPTNNDVKDQLQSQHRNVNGSGNENVIETGTKENDENKGDVSETVAKTNGTAIEESNQEDQQQNESSEADSSASKIINPDASTNAITNEPVETPTVVIGDNNDESTQAATAHNHHRQPSSTSLTSTARVENYQIFKKVFEQILTGKEAKKDESLKKSIEIALKSLETSNERSPLVIFKALKACCEHSSVDLKLKAVDLFAKLFDYSQFDDNSEKTTLTNNSVAVIATCFEGEGTDPELELQVVRALMHSILLMPCHGAALLQAVRQIYNIFIFSLTARNQAVAQGTLTQVISAIFSRVQDLTVKRTKNESSLDLKLGSASQTNLNGNGTTKEEQKQEREQEQEQEQEKLTLTNLENINNTSEIDYDQIAPDDNDADVAVKDAFLIFRAMCKLSIKSLDSSTIDMKSHSVRSKLLSLHTIHTILKDHIDVFLSHDVVIRSGSANEKVRLVDAVRQYINLALSKNAASVLAPVFELSLEIFWIIISNLRSEFKREIPVFWDEIYFPVAEMKSSSPHQKRYLLSIIERLCNDSRCIIEFYLNYDCDSNMPNICESLIDYLTKLSLSKVDVTQLQKQAFIENRRKGISVYDVGKISNLTSSTMSSKPPEPEIYELFPVEHALKMTALSSLVAFLRSMYSWAQRGIINGTSKSPAMDSNNASFLSLSRDRSDSNNTSANISRNQSFINSGTDAENTAINEIEQFESQKQRKKALLEGIKQFNQKAKKGINYFITHGFIRNDSPSEIAKFLLETEGLDKAVIGEYLGEGDEKNIAIMHAFVDQMEFDNSAFVDAMRRFLQAFRLPGEAQKIDRFLLKFAERYVMGNPGLFANADTAYILGYSVIMLNTDLHSPQVKNRMSFESFVMNNSGIDDGKDLPKELLESIYKEILNNEIKLQSEQHAALLAGDITIASNSAQPLGFFGSRNLAREAYIYASKEMSTKAEKLTKQLGSRSGVDASDIKFHAASSVLHVKSIFDTLWMSILAGLTPPFKEYDEDYVAKACLEGIKLSIRIACMFDLEYARASFIGALVQFQNLNNYEEMKRKSVDAIYIMLELAVTEGNNLGNAWTQILTSISQVERLQLIAQGVDRDTIPDLTTTKLVTRSSVESSRTSTSFFSSFSSQTPAQFASSKFHNQHLSSEVAKLLLKTDLEVAVDKVFTNSASLLGRSITEFVKALSTVAKEEIDSSGDSSNPRTYSLQKFVDICYYNMDRIRLEWSQLWAIMGETFNVLGCHPNKSISFFALDSLRQLSMRFLEIEELSHFKFQKEFLRPFEYAMTHNRSAEVKDLVLECANNMILARAGQIKSGWKTIFNVCTAAARETRESLVTKSYKMAIWINKEYIEEVHKQDSFADLVICFTTLAKNEKFQRISLLSLDVLSRLIYEIAQLSFFNITKTNTKGDIEDVKDSESTKSLENGENGENGENDENDENDESAELTFRAQQLRKLWFPVLFAFHDIIMTGEELEVRSKALSSLFDLLMKYGKFFDQNFWNTIFHELLFPIFDVLRNHWELNLEVLNDKLSVWLSTTLIQALKSMVDLFTFYFDDLNHLLGEYLELVTSCICQENDTIARIGRECLTILLLDNSKRFKEKNWDEVTIALGKLFDLTTAVELFELDPLRNNIEDGSEGQGNWSEADNEERDEAGEEGHDGIGNASISLGHDKTKSSRPSIRKSKSSIVVKSVLQLLMIQTLSELLEKDEFYDSIPCDQLMKLAGLLLSSYKFAKDFNDNYDLRVRLWNSGIIERLPNLLKQESSAAAVYINIMFRMYCDDDKTSQEYKNSIMEQLTPLCTLITNRYCEFDESNQQKNISTWKPVISEIFEGYVELDDDDFKKHGPELYKLVVKLLTKSMSEEMKGAIRSFLSRVGEEFVYGA; the protein is encoded by the coding sequence ATGTCGCTAGACAATCAATTGGTAGACTCAAACGAGGTCTCCTCATCACCGACTGATGTTAAGAGTGTAGAATTACAAGACGACGTCCAAGAAAACTCTCGAGATATCGACACTGCCACCTCGACTCAAACCCTGGAATCACCAACAAACAATGATGTAAAAGATCAACTTCAATCCCAGCATCGAAATGTGAATGGAAGTGGAAACGAAAATGTTATTGAGACAGGAACTAAAGAGAATGATGAAAACAAGGGTGATGTTTCTGAAACAGTGGCCAAGACGAACGGTACGGCCATAGAGGAACTGAATCAAGAagaccaacaacaaaatgaaTCATCAGAGGCAGATTCTTCTGCTAGTAAAATTATAAATCCAGATGCAAGTACAAATGCAATTACCAACGAGCCAGTCGAAACACCAACTGTTGTTATTGGTGATAATAACGACGAAAGCACACAAGCAGCCACTGCTCACAACCATCATCGTCAACCATCATCAACGTCATTAACCTCTACGGCAAGAGTGGAAAATTATCAAATCTTCAAAAAGGTTTTTGAACAAATTCTCACAGGAAAGGAAGCGAAAAAGGATGAGCTGTTAAAGAAATCTATAGAGATTGCTCTTAAATCCCTCGAGACATCTAATGAACGCAGTCCACTTGTTATTTTTAAAGCACTTAAGGCATGCTGTGAACACTCTTCTGTGGACCTCAAATTGAAAGCTGTTGACTTGTTTGCAAAATTGTTTGATTATTCGCAATTTGACGATAACTCTGAAAAGACAACCCTCACAAATAATTCAGTCGCCGTTATTGCAACTTGCTTTGAAGGCGAAGGTACCGACCCTGAACTTGAGTTGCAAGTTGTGAGGGCATTAATGCATTCAATCTTACTTATGCCTTGCCACGGAGCCGCTTTGTTGCAAGCCGTGCGACAAATATACAAcatttttatcttttcgTTAACGGCAAGGAACCAAGCAGTTGCTCAAGGAACTTTAACCCAAGTAATCAGTGCAATTTTCTCACGTGTACAGGACTTGACGGTAAAGCGCACAAAAAACGAAAGCTCATTGGACTTGAAACTTGGGTCAGCACTGCAAACGAATttgaatggaaatggaacgacaaaagaagagcaaaaacaagagcgagagcaagagcaagagcaagagcaagaaaaatTGACCTTAACgaatttggagaatatcaacaacactTCTGAAATTGATTACGACCAAATTGCTCCAGACGATAATGACGCTGATGTTGCAGTCAAGGATGCATTTTTGATATTCAGGGCAATGTGCAAATTATCTATCAAGTCATTGGACAGCAGCACCATTGACATGAAGTCACATTCAGTGAGGTCTAAGTTGTTATCCTTGCACACCATCCATACAATTCTTAAAGATCATATTGACGTATTCTTAAGCCACGATGTTGTGATTAGATCAGGAAGCGCGAATGAAAAAGTGAGATTGGTAGATGCTGTGCGTCAGTACATCAACTTGGCACTTTCCAAAAATGCGGCTTCAGTATTGGCACCAGTTTTTGAACTTTCATTGGAAATATTTTGGATCATTATTTCGAACTTGAGGTCGGAGtttaaaagagaaattcCTGTTTTTTGGGATGAGATATACTTTCCCGTGGCAGAGATGAAATCATCTAGTCCACACCAGAAAAGGTACCTCCTTTCCATAATCGAACGCCTTTGTAATGATTCGCGATGTATTATTGAGTTTTATCTCAATTATGATTGCGACAGTAATATGCCAAACATTTGCGAAAGCCTTATTGACTACTTGACCAAACTTTCATTACTGAAAGTAGACGTTACCCAGTTACAGAAGCAAGCGTTTATAGAAAACAGACGTAAGGGAATATCTGTATACGACGTGGGCAAGATATCCAACTTGACTAGCAGTACAATGTCTTCCAAACCACCAGAACCTGAGATTTATGAATTGTTCCCAGTTGAGCATGCACTAAAAATGACAGCTCTTAGTAGCTTGGTGGCATTTTTGCGTTCAATGTACTCTTGGGCGCAAAGAGGTATTATAAATGGTACTTCAAAGCTGCCAGCCATGGATAGCAACAATGCTTCATTCCTATCCTTGAGCAGGGATCGATCAGATTCAAATAATACATCTGCAAATATAAGTCGAAACCAATCATTTATTAACAGTGGTACTGATGCAGAAAATACTGCCATCAATGAAATCGAACAATTTGAAAgtcaaaagcaaagaaaaaaagctCTATTAGAGGGTATCAAACAATTCAATCAAAAAGCGAAAAAAGGTATCAACTATTTCATAACCCATGGTTTCATTAGAAACGATTCTCCAAGCGAAATTGCCaaatttcttcttgaaACTGAAGGGTTGGACAAGGCCGTCATTGGGGAATACCTTGGCGAAGGAGACGAAAAGAATATTGCAATTATGCATGCATTTGTCGATCAGATGGAATTTGATAACTCTGCATTTGTTGACGCAATGAGACGTTTTTTGCAAGCTTTTAGATTACCTGGTGAAGCTCAAAAGATTGATAGGTTTTTATTAAAATTTGCTGAGCGATATGTGATGGGCAATCCTGGACTATTTGCCAATGCTGATACCGCTTATATTCTAGGCTACTCTGTGATTATGTTAAATACTGACTTACACTCGCCTCAAGTTAAAAATCGGATGTCATTTGAAAGCTTTGTTATGAATAACTCGGGTATCGATGATGGCAAAGACTTGCCAAAAGAGTTATTGGAAAGTATTTACAAGGAGATTCTTAATAATGAAATCAAGTTGCAATCAGAACAGCACGCTGCATTGCTTGCCGGTGATATTACAATTGCGTCTAATTCCGCACAACCATTGGGTTTTTTTGGCAGTAGGAACTTGGCTCGTGAAGCATACATTTATGCATCAAAAGAGATGTCAACGAAAGCAGAAAAACTCACTAAGCAACTAGGCTCTAGAAGTGGTGTTGATGCCTCAGATATAAAGTTCCACGCCGCATCAAGTGTATTGCACGTCAAGTCAATATTTGATACATTGTGGATGTCAATATTAGCAGGACTCACACCTCCATTCAAGGAATATGATGAGGACTATGTAGCAAAAGCATGTTTGGAAGGTATTAAATTATCGATACGCATTGCCTGCATGTTTGACTTGGAATATGCACGTGCATCTTTTATTGGAGCTTTAGTTCAGTTTCAGAATTTGAACAATTACGAAGAGATGAAACGTAAAAGTGTtgatgccatatacattatGCTTGAGTTAGCAGTAACCGAAGGCAACAATCTTGGCAATGCGTGGACACAAATCTTAACTTCTATATCACAAGTTGAGCGATTACAGTTGATTGCTCAAGGCGTGGATCGAGATACTATACCTGACTTGACAACCACAAAACTAGTCACACGCAGCTCAGTTGAAAGTCTGCGAACCAGCACTAGTTTCTTTAGCTCTTTTTCATCGCAAACTCCAGCTCAATTTGCATCGAGCAAATTCCATAATCAACATCTTTCATCTGAAGTTGCGAAGCTCCTTCTCAAAACTGATTTAGAAGTGGCTGTTGACAAGGTGTTCACCAATAGTGCGTCGCTTCTTGGCCGCAGTATAACTGAATTTGTCAAGGCCTTATCTACAGTGGCAAAGGAGGAAATTGATTCATCGGGAGATAGCTCCAATCCAAGAACTTATTCGTTACAGAAGTTTGTTGACATCTGTTACTACAACATGGATCGAATCAGATTGGAATGGTCTCAGCTTTGGGCCATTATGGGCGAGACATTTAATGTTTTGGGCTGTCATCCAAACAAGTCCATCCTGTTCTTTGCATTAGACTCATTGAGACAGCTCTCAATGAGATTCTTGGAGATTGAAGAGTTGTCGCATTTCaagtttcaaaaagaatttttgAGGCCATTTGAGTATGCAATGACGCATAATAGGTCAGCCGAGGTTAAGGATTTGGTTTTGGAGTGTGCTAATAATATGATTTTGGCTCGTGCAGGTCAAATCAAATCTGGATGGAAAACTATTTTCAATGTTtgtactgctgctgctagaGAGACTCGAGAATCTTTGGTGACAAAATCTTATAAGATGGCTATTTGGATTAACAAAGAGTACATCGAAGAGGTACACAAGCAGGACTCATTTGCTGATTTGGTTATTTGCTTTACAACTCTCGCCAAGAATGAGAAATTCCAAAGAATTAGTCTTTTGTCATTGGATGTGCTATCAAGACTCATTTATGAAATTGCTCAGCTTagttttttcaatattacCAAGACAAATACCAAGGGTGACATAGAGGATGTAAAAGATTCGGAAAGTACAAAAAGTTTGGAAAATGGTGAAAATGGTGAAAATGGtgaaaatgatgaaaatgatgaaaatgatgaaagTGCTGAATTAACTTTTAGAGCGCAGCAGTTGCGAAAATTATGGTTCCCAGTCTTGTTTGCTTTCCACGATATCATTATGACTGGTGAGGAATTGGAAGTCAGGTCCAAAGCATTGAGTAGTCTTTTCGACTTGTTAATGAAGTATGGAAAATTCTTTGATCAAAACTTTTGGAACACTATTTTTCACGAGCTTTTGTTTCCGATTTTTGATGTATTGCGTAACCATTGGGAACTCAATTTGGAAGTGTTGAATGATAAGTTGTCAGTGTGGTTATCCACAACGTTGATCCAGGCATTAAAGAGTATGGTTGATTTGTTTACATTTTACTTTGATGATTTGAACCACTTGCTTGGAGAGTACCTTGAGCTTGTCACATCTTGTATTTGCCAGGAAAATGATACTATTGCCAGAATTGGACGCGAATGCTTAACCATATTGTTACTTGATAACTCAAAAagatttaaagaaaaaaactgGGACGAAGTTACCATTGCATTGGGCAAATTATTTGATCTCACCACTGCAGTTGAGCTTTTCGAACTCGATCCACTTCGAAACAATATTGAAGATGGATCAGAAGGACAAGGGAATTGGAGTGAGGCAGATAACGAGGAGAGGGACGAGGCGGGAGAAGAGGGTCATGATGGTATTGGAAATGCATCAATTCTGCTTGGCCAcgacaaaacaaaatcatcaaGACCCAGCAttagaaaaagtaaatcatcaattgttgtcaaaagtgttttgcaattgctCATGATTCAAACGCTTTCAGAATTGCTTGAAAAGGATGAGTTTTACGATAGTATACCTTGTGATCAGTTGATGAAACTTGCAGGTTTACTCTTGCTGTCGTACAAGTTTGCCAAGGATTTTAACGACAATTATGACTTGAGAGTGCGTCTATGGAACTCAGGAATCATAGAAAGATTGCCCAACTTGTTAAAGCAGGAGTCTTCTGCCGCAGCAGTGTACATTAATATCATGTTCAGGATGTATTGCGACGATGACAAGACCTCACAGGAGTATAAAAACTCCATAATGGAGCAGTTGACACCATTATGTACTCTCATCACCAACAGATACTGTGAGTTTGATGAATCGAATCAACAGAAGAATATTAGTACATGGAAACCAGTAATTTCTGAAATCTTTGAAGGCTACGTTGAGTTGGATGACGACGATTTCAAAAAACATGGCCCCGAGTTGTATAAATTGGTGGTGAAGCTTTTGACAAAAAGCATGTCGGAAGAAATGAAAGGCGCAATACGCAGTTTCTTATCGAGAGTTGGAGAAGAGTTTGTTTACGGTGCGTAG